A single window of Cataglyphis hispanica isolate Lineage 1 chromosome 2, ULB_Chis1_1.0, whole genome shotgun sequence DNA harbors:
- the LOC126856314 gene encoding cytochrome b-c1 complex subunit 7-like: MSHQMNRLITTNFRKWCYNLSGFNQLGLWRDDCLYESEDVIEALKRLPQHIQDERNFRIVRALQLDANKRLLPKEQWTKFEEDVLYLQPYIEEVRKERVEKEIWDSS, encoded by the exons ATGAGTCATCAGATGAATCGATTGATCA CCACCAACTTCAGGAAATGGTGCTATAACCTCAGCGGATTTAACCAATTGG GATTATGGAGGGATGATTGTCTGTATGAGAGCGAGGATGTAATAGAAGCACTAAAGCGTCTTCCTCAACATATCCAAGATGAACGTAACTTTCGTATAGTGAGAGCCTTGCAATTGGATGCCAACAAGAGACTTTTACCTAAGGAGCAGTGGACTAAATTTGAAGAA GATGTATTGTATCTCCAACCATACATCGAGGAAGTTAGGAAAGAGCGcgtagagaaagaaatatggGACTCTTCGTAA